A stretch of Hemitrygon akajei unplaced genomic scaffold, sHemAka1.3 Scf000049, whole genome shotgun sequence DNA encodes these proteins:
- the LOC140720992 gene encoding uncharacterized protein, giving the protein MAHQRVHTGERPFTCSDCGKGFTESSKLKVHQRVHTGERPFTCSDCGKGFTRSSHLLLHQLVHTAERDFTCSDCGKRFTHSSTLQRHQSVHTRERPFTCSVCGKRFTQSSHLQRHQQVHTGEKPFTCSNCGKRFTQSSTLQRHQSVHTGEWRFTCSECGKGFTQLSKLLAHQSVHSGEWPFTCSDCGKGFTRSSDLLTHERVHTGERPFTCCECGKGFARSSDLQIHQRVHTGERPFTCSVCGKGFHQSSNLHRHQQFHTGVKQFTCSVCGKGFSRSSSLLAHQSVHTGVWPFACSECGKGFTQSSELLVHQSVHSGEWPFTCSECGKGFTQSSNLQRHQSVHTGEKPFTCCECGKGFARLSDLQIHQRVHTGERPFTCSVCGKGFHQSSNLHRHQRVHTGVKPFTCSDCGKGFTRSSSLLAHQQVHTGERPFTCCECGKGFTRSSHLLAHQRVHSG; this is encoded by the coding sequence atggctcaccagcgagttcacaccggggagcggccgttcacctgctcggactgtgggaagggattcactgaatcatctaaattgaaggtacatcaacgagttcatactggggagaggccattcacctgctcagactgtgggaagggattcactcggtcatctcacctactgctacatcagttagttcacactgcagagagggatttcacctgctcagattgtgggaagagattcactcactcttccaccctacagagacaccagtcagttcacaccagggagaggccgttcacctgctcagtctgtgggaagagattcactcagtcatcccacctacagagacaccagcaagttcacactggggagaagcctttcacctgctcaaactgtgggaagagattcacacagtcatccaccctacagagacaccagtcagttcacactggggagtggcggttcacctgctcagaatgtgggaagggattcacacagttatccaaactactggcacaccagtcagttcacagtggggagtggccattcacctgctcagattgtggaaagggattcactcggtcatctgatctgctgacacatgagcgagttcacaccggggagaggccattcacctgctgtgaatgtgggaagggatttgctcggtcatctgatctgcagatacaccagcgagttcacactggggagaggccatttacctgctcagtctgtgggaagggattccatCAATCTTCCAACCTCCATAGACACCAGCAATTTCACACTGGGGTGAagcagttcacctgctcagtctgtgggaagggattcagtcggtcatcctccctattggcacaccagtcagttcacactggggtgtgGCCATtcgcctgctcagaatgtgggaaaggattcactcagtcatctgaactactggtacaccagtcagttcacagtggggagtggccgttcacctgctcagaatgtgggaagggattcactcagtcatccaacctacagagacaccagtcagttcacactggggagaagccgttcacgtgctgtgaatgtgggaagggatttgctcgGTTATCTGATCTACagatacaccagcgagttcacactggggagagaccattcacctgctcagtctgtgggaagggattccatCAATCATCCAACCTTcatagacaccagcgagttcacactggggtgaagccgttcacttgctcagactgtggaaagggattcactcggtcatcctcactattggcacaccagcaagttcacactggggagaggccgttcacctgctgtgaatgtgggaagggattcactcggtcatctcatctgctggcacaccagcgagttcacagtgggtag